The Stenotrophomonas maltophilia genome includes a region encoding these proteins:
- a CDS encoding flagella protein — translation MTAAMSEPLQRLAQALDVERQALVEHDVHALIRATGAKLEALRALEGAPPVGEGEQLQELAERNRANGVLLSRRRREVNWALRQLGRTEDASAYDAKGQAHTVTARRPLAVA, via the coding sequence ATGACTGCGGCGATGAGCGAGCCGCTGCAGCGTCTTGCCCAGGCCCTGGACGTTGAACGCCAGGCCCTGGTCGAGCACGACGTGCATGCCCTGATCCGGGCCACCGGCGCCAAGCTGGAGGCGCTGCGTGCGCTGGAAGGCGCGCCGCCGGTGGGCGAGGGTGAGCAGCTGCAGGAACTGGCCGAGCGCAACCGCGCCAATGGCGTACTGCTGTCGCGCCGCCGCCGCGAGGTCAACTGGGCACTGCGCCAGCTCGGCCGCACCGAAGATGCCTCGGCCTACGATGCCAAGGGCCAGGCGCACACCGTCACTGCGCGCCGCCCACTCGCCGTCGCCTGA
- the flgB gene encoding flagellar basal body rod protein FlgB — translation MRNLITDYLGVHAQAMPLREQRMKLIASNLGNADTPGYKAQDLDFDAALRHAQGQDANGLMTTTNEQHYEISSGLNPFQIARDGVQPSLDGNTVDPDAERAAYGRAALEYRASLSFVESKVRPMLTAITGQ, via the coding sequence GTGCGCAACCTGATTACCGACTACCTGGGCGTCCACGCCCAGGCCATGCCGTTGCGCGAACAGCGGATGAAGCTGATCGCCAGCAACCTCGGCAATGCCGACACTCCCGGCTACAAGGCCCAGGACCTGGACTTCGATGCCGCCCTGCGTCATGCCCAAGGGCAGGATGCCAACGGCCTGATGACCACCACCAACGAGCAGCACTACGAGATCAGTAGTGGCCTGAACCCGTTCCAGATCGCGCGCGACGGCGTGCAGCCCAGCCTGGACGGCAACACCGTCGATCCCGATGCCGAGCGTGCCGCCTATGGCCGCGCCGCACTCGAATACCGCGCCTCGCTCAGCTTCGTCGAGAGCAAGGTGCGTCCCATGCTGACCGCGATCACGGGGCAATAA
- a CDS encoding chemotaxis protein, whose amino-acid sequence MSHDLLNRIDQRTRLAGHNRLALLLFRLGGRQLFGVNVFKVQEVLRRPELFQVPGLPSQFSGVADVRGRSVPVLDLGLAIGHPEREPEADTSPGYLVVTEFNRSIQGFLVSGVERIVNIAVEDIHPPPELGAESSYLTAVTRFQGELIQVIDVESVLADIAQVRGEAVLDPAMAMPADGPQLQVLVVDDSRVARQQIRSVLDQLGVGATLLSDGKQALDHLLQIHASGENPAERYAMVISDIEMPAMDGYTLTTEIRRHPGLAGLYVLLHTSLSGVFNNAMVERVGANAFVAKYSPHELADFVLDRLRKVAMAA is encoded by the coding sequence ATGTCCCATGACCTGCTCAACCGGATCGACCAGCGGACCCGTCTGGCCGGCCACAATCGCCTGGCGCTGCTGCTGTTCCGTCTCGGCGGACGTCAGCTTTTTGGCGTCAATGTCTTCAAGGTGCAGGAAGTCCTGCGACGCCCGGAACTGTTCCAGGTGCCCGGGCTGCCCAGCCAGTTCTCCGGCGTGGCCGACGTGCGTGGCCGCTCGGTGCCGGTGCTGGACCTCGGCCTGGCCATCGGCCATCCCGAGCGCGAGCCGGAGGCGGACACCTCGCCCGGCTACCTGGTCGTTACCGAGTTCAACCGCTCGATCCAGGGCTTTTTGGTCAGCGGCGTGGAGCGCATCGTCAACATCGCGGTGGAAGACATCCACCCGCCGCCGGAACTGGGCGCCGAGTCGAGTTACCTGACTGCGGTGACCCGCTTCCAGGGTGAGCTGATCCAGGTGATCGACGTGGAAAGCGTACTGGCCGACATCGCCCAGGTCCGCGGCGAAGCGGTGCTGGACCCGGCGATGGCAATGCCGGCCGACGGCCCGCAGCTGCAGGTGCTGGTGGTGGACGACTCGCGCGTGGCCCGCCAGCAGATCCGCAGCGTGCTGGACCAGCTGGGGGTGGGCGCCACCCTGCTTTCCGATGGCAAGCAGGCGCTGGACCACCTGCTGCAGATCCACGCGTCAGGCGAGAACCCGGCCGAGCGCTACGCCATGGTCATCTCGGACATCGAAATGCCGGCGATGGACGGCTATACGCTGACGACGGAAATCCGGCGCCATCCAGGCCTGGCCGGCCTCTACGTGCTGCTGCATACCTCGCTGTCGGGCGTATTCAACAATGCGATGGTCGAGCGCGTCGGCGCCAACGCCTTCGTCGCCAAGTACTCGCCGCACGAACTGGCCGACTTCGTGCTGGACCGCCTGCGCAAGGTCGCGATGGCGGCCTGA
- the flgC gene encoding flagellar basal body rod protein FlgC has product MSNLPIFDIAGSALQAQSVRMSTIASNLSNADTVAGSADAVYKPLEPIFQAVTSKNDPNITSVKVKEITQSEAAPIKRYEPGHPLADGDGYIYQPDVDPVAQMVNLISTSRNYQAGVEMLTTAKELALATLTMGR; this is encoded by the coding sequence ATGAGCAACCTGCCGATCTTCGATATCGCCGGCTCCGCGCTGCAGGCGCAGTCGGTGCGCATGAGCACCATCGCCTCCAATCTCTCCAACGCCGACACCGTCGCCGGTTCCGCCGACGCCGTGTACAAGCCGCTGGAGCCGATCTTCCAGGCCGTGACCAGCAAGAACGATCCGAACATCACCTCTGTGAAGGTCAAGGAGATCACCCAGAGCGAGGCCGCGCCGATCAAGCGCTATGAGCCGGGCCACCCGCTGGCCGATGGCGATGGCTACATCTACCAGCCCGACGTCGATCCGGTGGCGCAGATGGTCAATCTCATCTCGACCTCGCGTAACTACCAGGCCGGCGTGGAGATGCTGACCACCGCCAAGGAACTGGCCCTGGCCACCCTGACCATGGGCCGCTGA
- the flgE gene encoding flagellar hook protein FlgE produces the protein MGFNVSLSGINAANSDLSVTANNVANVNTTGFKESRAEFADLFSATGYGLSKNAVGSGVRVSNVAQQFKQGHNEQTGRSLDMAISGEGFFTMNMNGTRVYSRAGNFQTDPSGYVVNPQGARLQVFAPNADGTNFDAGRMVDLQLLTTDSPPKQTSEVKVGFTLPANAKQPTVTTFDPTDSNSYNHSSGGITVYDSLGVSHIQVSYFVKGANPNEWTVRNYVDGQPAGAPTPVTFDNSGKLTAPANGKVSLGTFTPTTGAGVLNMTLDVSGSTQYGEKFALRNTQQDGYAAGKLNEITVSETGVVYARYSNGADKPLGQVALTTFNNPQGLESKGNNLWVDTFSSGTPRTGMPDTSNLGKIQAGSLEASTVDLTEQLVNMITAQRNFQANAQMITTQDQITQTVINIR, from the coding sequence ATGGGCTTCAATGTCTCGCTGTCCGGCATCAACGCCGCCAATTCCGACCTGAGCGTCACCGCCAACAACGTCGCCAACGTCAACACCACCGGCTTCAAGGAATCGCGCGCCGAATTCGCCGACCTGTTCTCGGCCACTGGTTATGGTCTGTCGAAGAACGCCGTGGGTTCGGGCGTCCGTGTCTCCAACGTTGCCCAGCAGTTCAAGCAGGGCCACAACGAACAGACCGGCCGCAGCCTGGACATGGCCATTTCCGGTGAAGGCTTCTTCACCATGAACATGAACGGTACCCGCGTGTACTCGCGCGCCGGCAATTTCCAGACCGATCCGTCCGGCTATGTGGTCAACCCGCAGGGTGCGCGCCTGCAGGTGTTCGCGCCGAACGCCGACGGCACCAACTTCGATGCCGGCCGCATGGTCGACCTGCAGCTGTTGACCACCGACAGCCCGCCGAAGCAGACCAGCGAAGTGAAGGTCGGCTTCACCCTGCCGGCCAATGCCAAGCAGCCGACGGTCACCACGTTCGATCCGACCGACTCCAACAGCTACAACCACTCCAGCGGTGGCATCACCGTGTACGACTCGCTGGGTGTCAGCCACATCCAGGTCTCGTACTTCGTGAAGGGCGCAAACCCGAACGAGTGGACCGTGCGCAACTACGTGGACGGCCAGCCGGCCGGCGCGCCGACCCCGGTCACCTTCGACAACAGCGGCAAGCTCACCGCGCCGGCCAACGGCAAGGTCAGCCTCGGCACCTTCACCCCGACCACCGGTGCGGGCGTGCTGAACATGACGCTGGACGTGAGCGGCTCGACCCAGTACGGCGAAAAGTTCGCGCTGCGCAACACCCAGCAGGATGGCTACGCCGCCGGCAAGCTCAATGAGATCACCGTGTCGGAAACCGGCGTGGTCTACGCGCGCTACTCCAATGGCGCCGACAAGCCGCTGGGCCAGGTCGCGCTGACCACGTTCAACAATCCGCAGGGCCTGGAATCGAAGGGCAACAACCTGTGGGTGGACACCTTCAGCTCGGGCACCCCGCGCACCGGCATGCCGGACACCTCCAACCTCGGCAAGATCCAGGCCGGCTCGCTGGAAGCATCCACCGTCGACCTCACCGAGCAGCTGGTCAACATGATCACCGCGCAGCGCAACTTCCAGGCCAACGCGCAGATGATCACCACCCAGGACCAGATCACCCAGACCGTCATCAACATCCGTTGA
- a CDS encoding flagellar hook assembly protein FlgD, which translates to MTTAVNNQTNQDVYAALGLNAPNSNATKKKNTLDQADFLRLMTEQLQHQDPLKPMDNTQMVAQMAQMSTVQGITDLNKTVKGFQESMASDQVLRGAALVGHQVLVPSEKLVLEKEGSVEGTVAAPSAGIITVDVTDANGTKVTSLSVEAKAAGETAFKWDGKDANGKRMEPGKYSIVANHVDTTGKSTKLSTYVQAPVESVTVGSDGLYLNLKGLGTAPIDYVLRVS; encoded by the coding sequence ATGACCACCGCCGTCAACAACCAGACCAACCAGGACGTCTACGCCGCACTCGGCCTGAACGCCCCGAACAGCAACGCTACGAAGAAGAAGAACACGCTGGACCAGGCCGACTTCCTGCGCCTGATGACCGAGCAGTTGCAGCACCAGGATCCGCTGAAGCCGATGGACAACACGCAGATGGTCGCGCAGATGGCGCAGATGTCCACCGTGCAGGGCATCACCGATCTGAACAAGACGGTGAAGGGTTTCCAGGAATCGATGGCCAGCGACCAGGTGCTGCGCGGTGCGGCACTGGTCGGCCACCAGGTGCTGGTGCCGTCGGAAAAGCTGGTGCTGGAGAAGGAAGGCAGCGTCGAAGGCACGGTGGCCGCGCCCTCGGCCGGCATCATCACCGTCGACGTCACCGATGCCAACGGCACCAAGGTCACTTCACTGAGCGTTGAAGCCAAGGCCGCCGGCGAAACCGCCTTCAAGTGGGACGGCAAGGACGCCAATGGCAAGCGCATGGAACCGGGCAAGTACTCCATCGTCGCCAACCACGTCGACACCACAGGCAAGAGCACCAAGCTTTCCACCTACGTGCAGGCACCGGTGGAGAGCGTGACCGTCGGTTCCGACGGTCTGTACCTGAACCTCAAGGGCCTGGGCACGGCCCCGATCGACTACGTGCTCCGCGTCAGCTGA
- the flgA gene encoding flagellar basal body P-ring formation chaperone FlgA, with the protein MRRVTSLLAIALALASPWATAADWQPVASIRTAALSTLPAGSEGEAQVADALRLPKCGGALQVQPTANTTVEVSCPDAGGWRLFVPVKVRRNQTVLVLNRGIGTGETLTAADITTAQRDAARIAGAVLADPNAAIGRIARRPLQAGALLSSNDLVVQRLIKRGDNVALVSRRGSVEVRIAGRAMGDAGENERVSVENLSSRRIVQGTVDAAGDVIVAR; encoded by the coding sequence ATGCGCCGGGTCACATCTCTATTGGCCATCGCGCTTGCCCTGGCCTCGCCGTGGGCGACGGCCGCCGACTGGCAACCCGTAGCCAGCATCCGCACCGCAGCGTTGTCGACGCTGCCGGCCGGCAGCGAGGGTGAGGCCCAGGTGGCCGATGCGCTGCGCCTGCCCAAGTGTGGCGGCGCGCTGCAGGTGCAGCCTACCGCCAACACCACGGTGGAGGTCAGTTGCCCTGATGCGGGGGGCTGGCGCCTGTTCGTGCCGGTGAAGGTGCGGCGCAACCAGACCGTGCTGGTGCTCAATCGTGGAATCGGCACTGGAGAAACCCTCACCGCCGCCGATATCACCACTGCCCAGCGTGACGCCGCCCGGATTGCCGGTGCGGTGCTGGCCGATCCCAACGCGGCGATCGGCCGCATCGCCCGCCGTCCGTTGCAGGCCGGAGCCCTGCTGTCGAGCAATGATCTGGTAGTGCAGCGTCTCATCAAGCGAGGAGACAATGTGGCCCTGGTATCGCGTCGCGGCTCGGTCGAGGTCCGTATTGCAGGCCGTGCAATGGGCGATGCCGGTGAAAACGAACGGGTCTCGGTAGAGAACCTGTCCTCGCGGCGGATCGTGCAGGGCACGGTCGATGCCGCCGGTGACGTAATCGTGGCGCGTTGA
- a CDS encoding flagellar basal body rod protein FlgF, which translates to MDKALYVAMTGARASLQAQGTLSHNLANSDTPGFKEALANTEAFPIKGPGFASRVDALHVDAGFNRTPGSQHITGKPLDLSLQTGTWLAVQSSDGSEAYTRGAALSVTPNGQLVTSSGRPVLDDNNNPIAIPPYQAMEIGADGTLSIIPQGEGPQTMAQIGRIKVVQAPDERLERGLDGLFRNTDPLQPFAPAQGTAVHSGQLEGSNVDAAGALVQMIQLQRQYEMQVQVIKHGDENARSANSMLRLGS; encoded by the coding sequence ATGGATAAAGCCCTTTACGTGGCGATGACCGGTGCCCGCGCCTCCCTGCAGGCGCAGGGAACGCTCAGCCACAACCTCGCCAACTCGGACACCCCTGGCTTCAAGGAAGCGCTGGCCAACACCGAAGCCTTCCCGATCAAGGGCCCGGGCTTTGCCTCGCGGGTGGATGCGCTGCATGTCGACGCCGGATTCAATCGCACGCCCGGCTCGCAGCACATCACCGGCAAGCCGCTGGACCTGTCCCTGCAGACCGGCACCTGGCTGGCCGTGCAGTCCAGCGACGGCAGCGAGGCGTACACGCGCGGCGCGGCGTTGTCGGTGACGCCGAACGGCCAGCTGGTGACCTCCAGCGGCCGTCCGGTACTGGATGACAACAACAATCCGATCGCCATTCCGCCCTACCAGGCGATGGAAATCGGTGCCGACGGCACGCTCTCGATCATCCCGCAGGGCGAAGGTCCGCAGACCATGGCGCAGATCGGTCGCATCAAAGTGGTGCAGGCGCCGGATGAACGCCTGGAGCGTGGCCTGGATGGCCTGTTCCGCAACACCGACCCACTGCAGCCGTTCGCGCCGGCACAGGGCACGGCCGTGCACAGCGGCCAGCTGGAAGGCAGCAACGTAGACGCCGCTGGCGCGCTGGTGCAGATGATCCAGCTGCAGCGCCAGTACGAAATGCAGGTGCAGGTGATCAAGCACGGCGACGAGAACGCGCGCAGCGCCAACAGCATGCTGCGCCTGGGCAGCTGA
- a CDS encoding ATP-binding protein, producing MSAANALVTAPLPPQPVLQALLERLREGLLLFTDDGQVALANPAAQNLLASGEGGGLPPPQRLRELLPPDALEQARQHGHWNGSLPLGEGVVIAHLYHHGPVGQGHFLALFRHIEGQEDYERELQQRHAELRQAYLRLNGTQEKLLQSEKMASIGQLAAGVAHEINNPIGYVHSNLGSLQEYLRSLFTVIEAYERALRAPDPKALIPEIDDIRDRLDIDFISRDLPQLMAESREGIERVTRIVRDLKDFSYSGRDESWKLVDLHAGLESTINIIWNELKYKVTLVREFGQLPLVECLPSELNQVYMNLLLNAGHAIAERGTITVRTGVDGDQVWVEFEDTGGGISPELRQRIFDPFFTTKPVGSGTGLGLSISYSIINKHHGRIDLDSTPGVGSRFRVVLPVKQPR from the coding sequence GTGTCCGCTGCCAACGCCCTGGTTACCGCCCCCCTTCCGCCACAGCCGGTGCTGCAGGCCCTGCTTGAGCGCCTGCGCGAAGGGCTGCTGCTGTTCACCGACGACGGGCAGGTTGCCCTGGCCAACCCGGCTGCGCAGAACCTGCTGGCCAGTGGTGAGGGCGGCGGTCTGCCACCGCCGCAGCGCCTGCGTGAACTTCTGCCGCCCGATGCGCTGGAACAGGCGCGCCAGCATGGTCACTGGAACGGCAGCCTGCCGCTGGGCGAGGGCGTGGTCATCGCCCATCTGTATCACCACGGCCCGGTGGGCCAGGGCCACTTCCTGGCGTTGTTCCGCCATATCGAAGGACAGGAAGACTACGAGCGCGAACTGCAGCAGCGACATGCGGAGCTGCGGCAGGCGTACCTGCGCCTGAACGGTACCCAGGAAAAACTGCTGCAGTCGGAGAAGATGGCCTCGATCGGTCAGCTTGCTGCCGGCGTCGCGCACGAGATCAATAATCCGATCGGCTACGTGCATTCCAACCTGGGCAGCCTGCAGGAGTACCTGCGCAGCCTGTTCACCGTGATCGAAGCCTACGAGCGCGCATTGCGGGCGCCGGACCCGAAGGCGCTGATCCCGGAAATCGACGATATCCGTGACCGCCTGGACATCGACTTCATCAGTCGCGACCTGCCGCAGCTGATGGCCGAGTCGCGCGAAGGCATCGAGCGGGTGACGCGCATCGTGCGTGATCTGAAGGACTTCTCGTATTCCGGCCGCGACGAATCGTGGAAGCTGGTCGACCTGCACGCAGGGCTGGAATCGACCATCAACATCATCTGGAACGAGCTCAAGTACAAGGTCACCCTGGTGCGTGAGTTCGGCCAGCTGCCGCTGGTGGAATGCCTGCCGTCCGAGTTGAACCAGGTCTACATGAACCTGCTGCTCAACGCCGGCCACGCCATTGCCGAGCGTGGCACGATCACCGTGCGTACGGGTGTCGACGGTGACCAGGTATGGGTCGAATTTGAAGACACTGGCGGCGGCATCTCGCCGGAACTGCGCCAGCGCATCTTCGATCCGTTCTTCACCACCAAGCCGGTGGGCAGCGGTACCGGCCTGGGCCTGTCGATCTCCTACAGCATCATCAACAAGCACCATGGCCGCATCGACCTGGACAGCACCCCGGGCGTGGGCTCGCGCTTCCGCGTGGTGC
- the flgM gene encoding flagellar biosynthesis anti-sigma factor FlgM — translation MSQKIDGNLQVPQALRSVTTPANKPGVSTDAAARPVEAADSLRLTGEATNLQAIERELTTAPAIDAQRVAAVRESLQNGTYKINPDAIASRMLELDQQLHG, via the coding sequence ATGAGCCAGAAAATCGACGGCAACCTGCAGGTCCCCCAGGCACTGCGCAGCGTGACGACCCCGGCCAACAAGCCCGGCGTCAGCACCGATGCGGCGGCGCGCCCGGTCGAAGCGGCCGACAGCCTGCGCCTGACTGGCGAGGCCACCAATCTGCAGGCCATCGAGCGTGAGCTGACCACCGCCCCGGCGATCGACGCCCAGCGCGTGGCCGCGGTGCGCGAGTCACTGCAGAACGGCACCTACAAGATCAATCCGGACGCGATCGCATCGCGCATGCTTGAGCTGGACCAGCAGCTGCACGGATGA